The genomic region GTTTTTGACAATGTCATTGGCCATGTAGAGATGATTACTTGAGTACAAGCTTTTGCGCCCTTAATATGTATTGCGTGTTACTGACATTgactaggaattttttttaagctttagcATAGCACAGGCAACGCCTATATGGCATATTGGTATTACAAGAATAAATAGTTAGGATATCATCTATCTACAATGTGAATATAGAGTAACTTATACTGGGCTGCCTAAACAAATTCATTTTGATTTCTTGAGACTCATGAAATCTGCTTCTAATTGCATATtgtatttgtaatatatttttttgtactaTTATATACTACAATATCCCCCCAAATTGCCACTATAGATGCCTTTAATAATTAGCCACCTACAATTAACTATCAAACTTCCATTCCAGCCAGCTCAGAAGTTGATTGGCAAATTCAACACCCTCATTGCCAATAATAGAAGTTGACATTGACTCTGTCCATCACATTATTGGTTGACTTGGCTCGCTAGACTCAACATTATAAGCTTGGTTTGCACTATATGAGCTTAATACTTCAATTGCACAAACCAATTCAGAGAgatcagaaaaagaaagaggtagGAGAAAAAGTGAGCTACATGGGTTTAATGAATGGCCAACCTGAACCTGAAATTCACCATTTCAGCCACCAACATCCATTACAGCTCTCCAACTATCTGCCACAACAGACCCTAAACTTAGCCTTGTGTTCAGGCTGCAAACTCGGAGCCTCTGGATCGATTTACTGTTGCACATTCTGCAGCTACTTCCTCCATATCTCATGTTCACGATTGCCTCAGCAAATTACTCACCCATTTGACCAAAACCATATCCTTTCTCTGCTCCCAAAACCTTTATACCCAGAAGGATTATTCAACTGTGATGCATGTGGGAAGGAAGGTAATAGCTTTTCCTACCATTGTGGATTGTGCAACATCGATCTCCATACTACTTGTGCTTCCATGCCATTAAAGCTTAGTCACCAATCCCACTATCACCAGCTCAATCTCACATTCTCATCTCCTGATGATAACAAAAGCTTCTCATGCGATATATGCATGGAGCAGCTGGGGGTCAAACAGTGGCGCTACCGATGTAGCTTGTGTGATTTTGATGCTCATTTGGGCTGTGCTACAGCAAATCCAAGACCTCCTCTAACCCAAAACTGCGTAGTTCCAGCTAGTCCTCATTATCAGGTTCTTGGAAATCAATCTCAAACAGGACCTCTCATGCAAAACTATATGGCTCCAAGAACTGGTCCTCAGTTTCAAACAAGGTATCCTGTGCAAAATCATGTGAACTATGCCCACCAGGGTTCCTATGGATCTGTTGGGCCTATTGGAAGTCGACCGAGAAATGGTATGCTAAACCAGGCAATTAAAGGAATTTCAGAGAGTTTAGGCCAGACATTGGTGCAAGGACTACTAGGTGGCGGCAGCGGCAGCAATGGTATTATGAATACTTCTGGAGGCGATGGTAGTGCTAGCGAGGGTGGTATATTTTGGGGATCCACAGACAATTCTGGTGGAATAGATGGAACAGATAGCTATCAAGGTTATTCTAGCTTTTAAGATTTACACGCATGAATTTTACCTAGTTTGTTGTTTGTTCTTGTTTTGTCATTGCAAATGAGTAAGTTAACCACTGTGAGAATACAGTTGACGTGATCATATATCCCATGTGGCAATTACACAAACTTGATGATAGAAGCTTGAAGTTGAGATGCAAACAAATGAAGCTTTGGAATCAATTGCTATTTAAGTACTTCAGAGTTCCACTCAATTTATTATAGCATCGGGGATATGAGCTGCCAGGAATGAATAATTATAGGACCATGCTGTGCCCTCTAGCGGTCTAGCCTCTCTGatgtgattaattttgaaaataaatcaaCATGTCgtccaaaatttatatttgcatTTTATGATGATGATTTTCCAGTGAGCTTATTGTAAGCATGTAGATTATTTTCCCATTTAAGACGCAATATGCCAATTATTTATCTTATGGGATAGGTTGGATGATGGATGAGGATCTGTATTTCTCTTTGCCTCAAAAGCAAATATTTAGTGAAATTTCTGTTCATATagtttgtttggttgtgttgtttaaacaacacaacacatattttcacaacactttttcacacgtattttcataacacttaAACAATGTTTTGGAGCACGGCTGCACAAGGGAAGTGAGGGTATTAGGTAATTGTGTTATCATGTTTAGCACATACTACATTTAAAATGACACTATATCCTTAACATCAAATTTAATTCctttttggtatttctttttacaataaaaaaagttatttttggtaattttcatccacaacaaaaaaattatagtttttaaACCGCAATTTTTACAAGTTTTACCAAATGTTTAATTGTGGCTTTCAAAATCGAGGACccgtttggtaagagatttttagtaacgttgttgttgttttgtggaaatatgtgtgggtataaaaatgtgtagaaatctgtataatgttgtttaaacactgaaagctgttgtttaaacaacaataccaAACACCCCCGAGTTTTCAAAATGCACATTTTAAAAACgctatttttttaaaacgcAGTTTTCAAAACATCCTATCCAAATAGACTCATagtcttctttttatttttattttttggatttgcttTTCGTAGGAcatgtttaatttaaattatttgctTCCTCAAAATATCCTTAAATTGATTTGCTATTGAAAGCTTAAATAGTGTAAAACACTATACCTTGTTTTGACCCCCAATTTTAAACTTACGACTAAATTACTTTTACTCTATTTATCTAAGTGCGAAACAAAAGTAAATGAAGCACAATAAACCgaaactactctagtgcatatatatatataggcgttacacaataaatgtaaagcacaaagagtaagggaagagagatacaaacataagataacacaGAGACGTgctatcgaagaggaaatcaaAAAACTTGGCGAAAAATCCAAAATTCCTCatacaatttcctttcttttctccaCAATTTCCTTCCTAACATGTCTGAAATTCCTCCTACTCCATTGTGTAAGTTCAGTTccacatttttcaatttttttcagcACTTGAGTCTTGGCCCCATGGTAGGAAGTATTTCTCCATACTGCTTCAACTACCCTTCCACACCCTTTATCCGAAAGCCACATTTCTTCAAAACGGAAAGGCCTTGacattgggggggggggggggtggggtaTGTCACTTGGAGTTGTCCATAGAAGAGAATGATCCGATGTAGTGCATGTAAGGTGACTGACCTTTGTACCGGCAAATTGGGTGAGCCACTCTGGTGTACATAGAGCTCTATCTAGTCTTTCCCATATTGAGTATCCATTACTGTAGTATTTGCTCCATGTAAATTTTGAACCTAAATATCCAAGATCAATAAATCCACACAAATCAATTGTATCTCGGAAGAGTTGCATTTGGTTGTTACTTCTCCTATTTCCACctaattttttatcactttgAACTAGCTCATTAAAATCCCCCGCACAACCATGGCAATCTAAATTTCTGATTTAGCTCTCTAAGCAAGTCTCAAGATTCAACTCGCTTCTGTGTATCAGATTCACCATAGAAACCAGTGAATCTCCactcattttctttgtttttattgatgatgGTATTGATATGGTTCTTATCCAAACCCTCCATTGAAATGTCAACTGgctccctccaaaaaaaaactaacccgCCTCCTCCAGTGTTTGGTGATACAAACATatttttgaattgaattttcCTTTTCACATCTTTTAGTCTTGCTTCGTTTGCCCATAATTAAGCTAAAAACACGACAAAGGTATCTTTTGCCCGCACCATTTTAGCAAGCTCGTTCCTTGTACATGGGTTCCCTCCACCATTGAATAAAACAACTCTCCCTCATCTTTAGAAACCCGTTGATGTTTACTTGGTACTCCAAATGAGACACTCCCCTCCGCTtcccacaatttttttctccACTGCCAACCCGTTTGCTGCCTTCTCCTTGACCCCttgcctttttttattattattatttttttcgtTGGTGGCTGTGGTGAATTTTTTCCCCCGTGTTGCCATAGCGCCAACCTGTCTAGCTTTTTCCCTCTCATCGGAAACTGCTTGCTTTGCTGGAGAATTTGACTGCGAATTAATAACGGCAGTTGGAATTTCCTTAAATTCCGAGTTATTCCTAAAAGAGACGTGCTATCGAAGCACGTCTCTGTGTTATTGCTGAGAAGTTAGGGTTTTGGCTTTTAAGAATGCAAATAAAAGGAGTAGCGGTGGGTCTGGATAAGACtatatagggtccgtttggatagaacttattgctgaaaactgaaaacactgtagcaaaataatttttaaatgtgtgaatagtgatgcgggacccatttttaataaaaaattaataaaaaagtacatgaacagtgcgcgcacatTGCATGCACAGTGCGTgcacagtacgcgcacagtgcGCGCTGCGCACTTGTCCCCCtgcagcagaagaaaaaaaaaaaaaaaaaagaaagcaaaacgcaaaacgtggaaaatttaagtggaatccaaacgccctcataaTAAAAGGAATCGCGTTgggtcaaattttttttccaaataatattaccgtttggatagaacttagtgcttaaaactaaaaatattgtagtaaaataatttttaaatatataaagagaaatgatatgtccacaacatttttacaacaaatcctaagtggcaggatgttactggttgttattgttggggcaaaaaagtaatcttagtgttaggttcaaatttgaaccaataacaactaaccacctatgatttgttgtaaaaatgttgtaaaaatgttgtggacgtagcacttcTCTATTCCTAAATGCCTTTAAAGCCTCATCAATCTCCCTTATTTGTATATCAAATAATTTTGCATTTGAAACCGAATTTAGAATTAAATTTTCGGATTCCATATTAATTTCCTCAGAATTAGGAGCATTAATAGGAGGTGATAATGTTGATATAAAATCCGAAATTTGTTGGTCTTCCTGATTTGGTTGTAACGTTCCCTCCACGTCCATGCAATTATTGTTCAGCGCTTCACCCTCTTTAATGCCATCAATGCTCTTTAATGCCTCACCATCAACACTCTTTTCTGTCACCCTCTCTACTGGTTGCACCACCACCGGACCGCCATCCTCACCTGCCCTCACCGATGAACTTGACTACGACTGAACACCATGAAACTCAGCACGAGCTTTAGGCTTCGAACGCTCATAATAACCTGGGATGTGAATAACATCCTTCCCTACCGATGTATAAGGGGTTGCCCTCCGAGTGGAATCAAACTGTTGTTGATCTGGAGTAAGAGTTCCTTTACTATCAATCCACAATTCGCAATTTTTGTTGCTGtacaccaaaataaaaaattcgatAGTCGTTCATATTTGAAGCTAATCCAAATTTTTCCTCCATTCTCCATTGTGATTAGCCTACCTCGACACAGTGGCAGAGAAATATCAATAAGAACTCGAACCCTTATGAAATATCCACCATCCTCATCAACTGCACCCGTGGACTTCTGTACCTCTCTGATTGTGTCACATATTTCTTCAACTACCTTTCTCGTCATGAAATGCATCAGAATGTCATGGTCCTAAACCCAAAACAGCGTTGTCTTGAAAACTAGATCTCTTACTGGAATATCTGAATTGTACCTTTGTTGCATTACTAGGTGTTTGTCAAAACTCCAGGGTTGATTCTTCAGTATCTGATCCACATCACCCAGATTATCAAAGACAAATAACACTCAATACAACTTATGATCGCGTATCTTGAAACCATTCGTGGACCTCCATAGTTGTTTGAAAGTTCTTGCCATGGCTTCCATGTTAAGGAATCATGGCGTTAGGAACTGTGTTGCTACAATGAACTCTCCCGTTTGTTGGTCTCTTTGAAGTACAAAGCTTGTGTTCTCCCTCTCTGATAGAGTAAATTGACTCCATTTTTCAGCTAAGTTTTCCATACCCGTGATAGGTAGTATGCAAACTGACTATGTTTCCCTAAAccccaaagaaaacaaaaccacactagctctaatggtaACCTTGTTACTTTAGAGATACAAACTCTCCTTCATTGGAAGGGACAGAACACTTCTATTGCCTAAGAGAAGAAAGGAAGCTCACTTTCTTAACGACAGTG from Castanea sativa cultivar Marrone di Chiusa Pesio chromosome 11, ASM4071231v1 harbors:
- the LOC142614469 gene encoding protein VACUOLELESS GAMETOPHYTES, coding for MGLMNGQPEPEIHHFSHQHPLQLSNYLPQQTLNLALCSGCKLGASGSIYCCTFCSYFLHISCSRLPQQITHPFDQNHILSLLPKPLYPEGLFNCDACGKEGNSFSYHCGLCNIDLHTTCASMPLKLSHQSHYHQLNLTFSSPDDNKSFSCDICMEQLGVKQWRYRCSLCDFDAHLGCATANPRPPLTQNCVVPASPHYQVLGNQSQTGPLMQNYMAPRTGPQFQTRYPVQNHVNYAHQGSYGSVGPIGSRPRNGMLNQAIKGISESLGQTLVQGLLGGGSGSNGIMNTSGGDGSASEGGIFWGSTDNSGGIDGTDSYQGYSSF